The following coding sequences lie in one Streptomyces xiamenensis genomic window:
- a CDS encoding DUF6339 family protein — MTSRPEHLPERLALISDVQAAEYITSGLLEGREDVPSIALNKVAEPLDQNDERFQLHRVRDLIDDAMDRFQDERPTTADAWLAPRLHETLRLTRREAAEKQLWTYIALGVAPDYVVWRHLPEPRPEGSRGPVARDKFIGPHYKQAFSRLWWAAELFRDGPDYGPVVVACGNQDMLNSALRLDIIDHRPTALALVGLLRDGIVRTGREVNALAPAVNAAAATLLYDVIAPDVERNEEPLREWIEEAASALPSPRIDLPVGPEEDRVPESAVQTLASHFEELFADAPVRGRTQDERH; from the coding sequence GTGACTTCCCGCCCCGAGCACCTCCCGGAACGGCTTGCCCTCATCTCCGATGTGCAGGCCGCGGAGTACATCACCTCAGGATTGCTCGAAGGACGCGAGGACGTCCCGTCCATCGCGCTGAACAAGGTTGCGGAGCCTCTGGACCAGAATGATGAGCGCTTCCAACTCCATCGAGTGAGGGACCTGATCGACGACGCGATGGATCGATTCCAGGACGAACGCCCCACCACGGCGGACGCCTGGCTAGCCCCCCGCCTGCACGAAACGCTCCGGCTGACGCGCAGAGAAGCTGCTGAGAAACAGCTGTGGACCTACATCGCTCTCGGTGTGGCACCGGACTACGTGGTGTGGCGCCATCTGCCGGAGCCGAGACCGGAGGGTTCGCGCGGGCCGGTCGCCCGGGACAAGTTCATCGGTCCGCACTACAAGCAAGCGTTCTCCCGCCTGTGGTGGGCAGCGGAACTGTTCCGTGACGGCCCAGACTACGGTCCTGTTGTCGTCGCCTGCGGCAATCAGGACATGCTCAATTCCGCCCTTCGGCTGGACATCATCGATCACCGCCCCACCGCGCTGGCGTTGGTCGGGCTCCTGCGGGACGGAATCGTTCGTACGGGTCGCGAAGTCAACGCTCTGGCTCCTGCGGTCAATGCCGCCGCCGCAACACTGCTCTACGATGTGATCGCTCCGGATGTGGAGCGCAACGAGGAGCCCCTGCGGGAGTGGATCGAGGAGGCCGCATCGGCGCTTCCGTCCCCCAGGATCGATCTTCCTGTGGGCCCGGAGGAGGACCGTGTCCCGGAGAGTGCAGTTCAGACGCTGGCTTCACACTTCGAAGAGCTCTTCGCGGACGCGCCGGTCAGAGGGCGGACTCAGGACGAACGGCACTGA